In one window of Musa acuminata AAA Group cultivar baxijiao chromosome BXJ3-2, Cavendish_Baxijiao_AAA, whole genome shotgun sequence DNA:
- the LOC135631591 gene encoding uncharacterized protein Os04g0629400-like — MWCCYVGKATRIFFFVVAVLVVVGLVLGFGFIRHGSHGSNTRGSCDNDGCRPGRPQPVPAAATTSAPPLLSPPSSVTVVQAPFLA, encoded by the coding sequence atgtggtgctGCTACGTGGGGAAAGCTACCAGGATCTTCTTCTTCGTGGTGGCGGTGCTGGTGGTGGTGGGCCTCGTTCTGGGCTTTGGGTTCATCCGCCACGGGTCGCACGGCAGCAACACCCGCGGGTCCTGCGACAATGACGGCTGCCGACCCGGCCGCCCTCAGCCGGTTCCGGCCGCCGCCACCACGTCTGCCCCGCCGCTCCTCAGCCCGCCCAGCTCCGTCACCGTCGTCCAAGCTCCTTTCCTTGCCTAG
- the LOC135631191 gene encoding thiamine thiazole synthase 2, chloroplastic-like produces the protein MAASMATSFLLSNPKSLFAGNHHLRSSFSGLRLAATPLPSHSGSGKAALSVTSALAAPKYDVGSFSFEPIQESIVSREMTRRYMTDMISYADTDVVVIGAGSAGLSCAYEISKDPSVRVAIVEQSVSPGGGAWLGGQLFSAMVVRKPAHLFLDELGVPYDEADNYVVVRHAALFTSTILSRLIARPNVKLFNAVAAEDLIVKEGRVAGVVTNWALVSMNHDTQSCMDPNVMEAKVVVSSCGHDGPFGATGVKRLKGIGMIDSVPGMKALDMNAAEDAIVRLTREVVPGMIVTGMEVAEIDGAPRMGPTFGAMMISGQKAAHLTLKALGRPNALDGTTRAEPLHPELVLASADGGGETVDA, from the exons ATGGCCGCATCCATGGCGACCTCCTTCCTCCTCTCCAACCCCAAGTCCCTCTTCGCCGGCAACCACCACCTCCGCTCCTCATTCAGTGGCCTCCGCCTGGCGGCTACCCCCCTCCCATCCCACTCGGGCAGCGGCAAGGCCGCCCTGTCCGTCACCTCCGCCTTGGCCGCCCCCAAGTATGACGTCGGCTCCTTCTCCTTCGAGCCCATCCAGGAGTCCATCGTCTCCCGGGAGATGACCCGCCGCTACATGACCGACATGATCAGCTATGCGGATACGGACGTGGTGGTCATCGGCGCCGGCTCTGCGGGGCTGTCCTGCGCATACGAGATCTCCAAGGACCCGTCCGTGCGCGTGGCCATCGTGGAGCAGTCCGTTTCCCCCGGAGGCGGCGCGTGGCTCGGCGGCCAGCTCTTCTCCGCCATGGTCGTCCGCAAGCCCGCCCACCTCTTCCTCGACGAGCTCGGCGTCCCGTACGACGAGGCCGACAACTACGTCGTGGTCCGCCACGCTGCACTCTTCACCTCCACCATCTTGAGCCGCCTCATCGCCCGCCCCAACGTCAAGCTCTTCAACGCCGTCGCCGCCGAGGACCTCATCGTCAAGGAAGGGCGCGTCGCCGGCGTGGTGACCAACTGGGCGCTGGTGTCCATGAACCATGACACCCAGTCCTGCATGGACCCCAACGTGATGGAGGCCAAGGTGGTGGTGAGCTCCTGCGGCCACGACGGGCCCTTTGGCGCCACCGGCGTTAAGCGGCTGAAGGGCATCGGGATGATCGACTCGGTGCCCGGGATGAAGGCCCTGGATATGAACGCAGCGGAGGACGCCATCGTCCGACTCACCAGGGAGGTCGTCCCGGGCATGATCGTCACCGGCATGGAGGTCGCCGAGATCGATGGCGCTCCAAGAATG GGGCCGACGTTTGGGGCGATGATGATCTCCGGGCAAAAGGCGGCGCATCTGACGCTGAAGGCCCTGGGGCGGCCCAACGCTCTCGACGGCACAACCCGAGCCGAGCCGCTGCACCCAGAGCTCGTGCTGGCCTCGGCAGACGGCGGCGGCGAGACTGTCGATGCTTAA
- the LOC103975581 gene encoding protein translation factor SUI1 homolog, with the protein MSDLDVQIPTTFDPFADANADDSGAGAKEYVHIRIQQRNGRKSLTTVQGLKKEFSYNKILKDLKREFCCNGTVVQDPELGQVIQLQGDQRKNVSNFLVQAGIVKKERIKIHGF; encoded by the exons ATGTCTGATCTCGACGTTCAGATCCCAACTACTTTTG ATCCATTTGCTGATGCGAATGCTGATGACTCTGGTGCTGGTGCAAAGGAGTATGTGCACATCCGCATACAGCAGCGGAACGGCAGGAAGAGTCTAACTACAGTGCAGGGATTAAAAAAAGAGTTCAGCTATAACAAGATCTTGAAAGATCTGAAAAGGGAATTCTGCTGTAATGGTACTGTGGTTCAGGACCCAGAGTTGGGGCAG GTCATTCAACTTCAAGGTGATCAGCGGAAGAATGTCTCCAATTTCTTGGTTCAG GCTGGAATCGTGAAGAAGGAACGTATCAAAATTCATGGTTTTTGA
- the LOC103975580 gene encoding beta-amylase, translating into MHSSFPVASQRRGSYSSAFHHPQAMALASTNDALLANYVPVYVMLPLGVVNAENVFEDPDGLREQLKQLRAADVDGVMVDVWWGIIENKGPKCFEWGAYRELFKMVQEEGLKLQAIMSFHQCGGNVGDAVYIPIPQWVRDVAAANPDIFYTNRSGTRNPEYLSLGVDNEPLFAGRTAVELYSDFMKSFRENMADFLHACLIRDIEVGLGPAGELRYPSYPQVEGWNFPGIGEFQYVTADFRQAVAEAGHPDWKLPDDAGEYNDTPEKTKFFAENGTYLTEKGKFFLTWYSNKLLKHADQILDRANQAFLGCKLKLAIKVSGVHWWYKDDSHAAELTAGYYNLKVRDGYRTIARQLTRHDAILNFTCGEMRDSEQPEEAKSRPEELVQQVLSAAWREGIEVACENALNRYDTAAYNVMLRNARPNGINPNGPPKVRISALTYLRLSDVLLESENWVIFKLFVKKMHADQDYCPDSQNFFKPITPMKRSKPEIPIEKILEATEPLEPYPFDPVTDMFSDEASETS; encoded by the exons ATGCACTCGTCCTTCCCCGTAGcgagccaaagaagaggaagctaCTCGAGTGCCTTCCACCACCCTCAAGCCATGGCGTTGGCCTCCACCAACGACGCGCTGCTTGCCAACTACGTCCCCGTCTACGTCATGCTCCCT CTGGGCGTCGTCAACGCCGAGAACGTCTTCGAGGACCCCGACGGGCTACGGGAGCAGCTGAAGCAGCTCAGGGCGGCAGACGTCGACGGCGTCATGGTGGATGTCTGGTGGGGGATCATCGAGAACAAGGGCCCCAAGTGCTTCGAGTGGGGCGCCTACAGAGAGCTGTTCAAGATGGTGCAGGAGGAGGGGTTAAAGCTGCAGGCCATCATGTCCTTCCACCAGTGCGGCGGCAACGTCGGCGACGCCGTCTACATCCCCATACCGCAGTGGGTGCGCGACGTCGCCGCCGCCAACCCGGACATCTTCTACACGAACAGGAGCGGCACCAGGAATCCGGAGTACCTCTCCCTCGGGGTGGATAACGAGCCGCTCTTTGCCGGGCGTACCGCCGTCGAG CTCTACAGCGACTTCATGAAAAGCTTCAGAGAGAACATGGCGGACTTCCTGCACGCTTGTCTCATCAGGGACATAGAGGTAGGCCTCGGCCCTGCCGGAGAATTGAGGTACCCATCCTATCCACAGGTCGAGGGATGGAATTTCCCGGGCATTGGGGAGTTTCAG TATGTCACGGCAGATTTCCGTCAAGCTGTAGCCGAGGCAGGGCATCCTGATTGGAAGTTGCCAGATGATGCAGGTGAGTACAATGACACCCCCGAGAAGACAAAGTTCTTTGCAGAGAACGGGACGTACCTCACAGAGAAGGGGAAGTTCTTCCTGACTTGGTACTCCAACAAGTTGCTGAAGCACGCAGACCAGATCCTTGATCGGGCCAACCAGGCTTTCCTCGGATGCAAACTGAAGCTTGCCATCAAA GTGTCTGGTGTTCACTGGTGGTACAAAGACGATAGCCATGCAGCAGAGCTCACCGCGGGCTACTACAACTTGAAGGTGCGAGATGGCTACAGAACCATTGCACGGCAGCTGACGAGGCACGATGCCATTCTGAACTTTACCTGCGGCGAGATGAGAGACTCCGAGCAACCCGAAGAAGCCAAGAGTCGGCCTGAGGAGCTCGTGCAGCAG GTGCTGAGTGCGGCATGGAGGGAGGGGATCGAAGTAGCCTGCGAGAATGCACTGAATCGGTATGACACGGCAGCATACAATGTAATGCTGAGGAACGCGAGGCCGAATGGGATCAATCCGAACGGCCCTCCCAAAGTGAGGATTTCTGCATTGACATATCTCCGACTCTCGGATGTTCTGCTGGAGAGCGAAAACTGGGTGATATTTAAATTGTTCGTGAAGAAAATGCATGCTGATCAG GATTATTGCCCGGATTCACAGAATTTCTTCAAGCCCATCACACCTATGAAAAGATCGAAACCAGAGATACCGATCGAGAAGATCCTTGAAGCAACAGAGCCCTTGGAGCCATATCCATTTGATCCAGTCACTGATATGTTCAGTGATGAGGCCTCCGAGACTTCCTAG
- the LOC103975579 gene encoding pentatricopeptide repeat-containing protein At1g08070, chloroplastic-like: MNACVPHNSTKSLSRLLQLSTLTPLRINSSDCHSVAGGAASEPLASLQCGRLLQSLTNSRSLGQGRRLHAHMVASGVLLDNTYLSTKLCAMYSACGCVREARVIFDGIVLKSSFLWNVMIRGCACGGSPLESLLLYREMLKFGRRSDNFTYPFVLMACGDICLVEVGRRVHSEIIVCGYESDVFVANSLLSMYSKFGQMEIAQKLFDRMPVKDLTSWNTMISGYARNNDPATSLSLFADRPLTGSRLDEASLLGVLPACADLMALKQGMEIHACILRSGMEINGFLVNALIDVYANSKFIVGAWRLFKNMCRKDTVSWNSMISGFARHGDAAESLSLFRRMNLEGVVPDAVTLIAVLGACDRVGAMRFGTSLHAYLIGKGFENRVTVGTALVDMYAKCGSLECSRQVFDEMPVKNFVSWSAMISGYGLHGRGREALACFDEMKAKGIRPDEITFASALSACGHTGLVREGREIFYQMSKAYCLKPKVDHYSCVVDILGRAGDLEGAYKFIMNMDAKLIADVWVALLSACRIHHNVELAEIAARNIISLKPEHIGPYVTLSSLYAADKRWSDVERIRGLARLNGLKKPPGCSFVESDIMIYRSLVGDNSHP, from the coding sequence ATGAATGCTTGTGTTCCTCACAACTCCACCAAGTCTTTGAGCAGACTCCTGCAGTTGTCGACCCTCACCCCTCTCCGTATCAATAGCTCGGATTGCCATTCGGTGGCTGGAGGAGCAGCCAGCGAACCCCTCGCCTCCCTCCAATGTGGGCGGCTCTTGCAGTCACTgaccaactccaggtcgttgggcCAAGGCCGACGGCTCCACGCCCACATGGTCGCCTCCGGCGTCCTCCTCGACAACACCTACCTCAGCACCAAGCTCTGCGCTATGTACTCCGCCTGCGGCTGCGTGCGCGAAGCCCGGGTCATCTTCGACGGAATCGTCCTCAAGAGCTCGTTCCTGTGGAACGTGATGATCCGGGGCTGCGCCTGCGGTGGGTCGCCGCTCGAGTCGCTTCTCTTGTACCGTGAGATGTTGAAGTTTGGCAGAAGGTCGGATAACTTCACGTACCCGTTTGTGCTGATGGCATGCGGTGATATATGCCTTGTTGAGGTCGGAAGAAGAGTGCATTCTGAAATAATTGTTTGTGGGTATGAGTCCGACGTCTTCGTGGCCAATTCTCTTCTGTCGATGTATTCCAAGTTCGGACAGATGGAGATCGCTCAGAAGTTGTTCGACAGAATGCCTGTTAAAGATTTAACTTCTTGGAACACGATGATTTCAGGTTATGCAAGGAATAATGATCCGGCGACGTCTCTGTCGCTCTTTGCTGATAGGCCTCTCACCGGAAGTCGGCTGGATGAGGCGAGTCTTCTGGGTGTACTGCCTGCTTGTGCAGATTTGATGGCCCTGAAGCAAGGGATGGAGATTCATGCCTGCATTCTTCGTAGTGGCATGGAAATCAATGGTTTTTTGGTTAATGCTCTGATCGATGTCTATGCCAACTCCAAATTCATCGTAGGTGCCTGGCGTTTGTTCAAGAACATGTGCAGGAAAGATACTGTCTCATGGAACTCCATGATTTCTGGTTTTGCTAGACATGGTGATGCTGCTGAAAGCCTGAGTCTTTTTCGTCGAATGAACTTAGAGGGCGTAGTCCCTGATGCAGTAACTCTTATAGCAGTGCTCGGAGCATGTGATCGGGTCGGAGCCATGCGATTTGGAACAAGCCTTCATGCTTATCTCATTGGAAAAGGGTTCGAAAACAGGGTGACTGTGGGGACTGCACTTGTAGACATGTACGCCAAGTGTGGTAGCCTGGAGTGTTCTCGTCAAGTTTTCGACGAAATGCCAGTGAAAAATTTTGTTTCCTGGAGCGCAATGATTTCAGGGTATGGACTCCATGGAAGGGGAAGGGAGGCACTTGCTTGCTTTGATGAGATGAAAGCAAAGGGTATCAGACCAGATGAGATCACCTTCGCATCGGCTTTGTCAGCATGTGGTCACACAGGACTGGTCCGTGAGGGTAGGGAGATCTTCTACCAAATGTCAAAGGCATACTGCTTGAAGCCTAAGGTTGATCACTATTCCTGTGTGGTGGATATTCTTGGAAGGGCTGGGGACTTGGAAGGAGCATACAAATTCATCATGAACATGGATGCAAAGCTGATAGCTGATGTTTGGGTAGCACTTCTTTCTGCTTGCAGGATTCATCACAATGTTGAGCTGGCTGAGATTGCTGCTAGGAATATTATCAGTCTAAAACCTGAACACATTGGTCCTTATGTCACCCTCTCTAGTTTGTATGCTGCCGATAAAAGGTGGAGTGATGTGGAAAGGATCAGAGGTTTGGCAAGACTAAATGGACTGAAGAAACCACCAGGTTGCAGCTTTGTTGAGTCAGATATCATGATCTACAGGTCTCTAGTAGGGGACAATTCACATCCTTAA
- the LOC103976265 gene encoding formin-like protein 5, with protein MALSRKASAVACMVLFSVLVTKVWTGRQSQFFNLADSFVPSMVEKMLLDCGLHPKDVKEIMKKLDFSLLDDMIKDSRQNQVKVGLLAKDNEEKGEKNSMRNWYYNLEPLIRRYPASRRNLADHPTPTMVPTHAPPTFCSPAYASASFPYVSSGPSKSSPAPPSILRPARTLTHASSKFVPPAFDEMSPDETADFLAKEQEETNKTIAVAVALSVAGTSFVAAILFILYINCRRKKVYSSNDLKDDKPLLSLSLSDFSDSSQNSGIATSSEKNKSGVLSLKSESIQVGDASPLSVGSAEVPSSKLHSGHLSSSMELSGAPTNGPAEKPTSKPPPPPPPPPPPSPLPRSPPSPPSPSSPSPPPPPPPPPPSPSPSSSPSPPPLPPPRSPQPPPPPPVMAPPVPNAVPSAPVPPPPPSIKRPGGPPPPPPKAASVPRAPKINMGPSKVPPPSPLGPQHSVSDGAPKTKLKPLFWDKVLANPDQSMVWNQIKSGSFQFDEEMIESLFGYNSANKPKNCGKGLSSKVPVEYVRILDAKKSQNLAISLKALNVKIEGVRDALMEGKKLPVELLQTLIKMAPTTDEELKLRLYTGDHSELGLAERFLKALLDIPFAFQRLEALLFMASMPEEVSTATESFSTLEVACEELKSSRLFLKLLEAVLKTGNRMNDGTFRGGAQAFKLDTLLKLSDVKGADGKTTLLHFVVQEIIRSEGVRAVRIARERSGSVSSLNSDDLSDDSLHESEDYFRKLGLKIVSGLGDELQNVKKAASLDADALATLVAQLNHRSVRTKEFLNTSMKSHEEESGFHHILESFMEQAETGISFLLGEEKRLRLLVKKTTDFFHGNAGKDEGLRLFVIVRDFLVMLDKACKEVREAPRKVKQAPRNRETSSPLPVPDPKQLLFPAIRDRRVDSSSSDDES; from the exons ATGGCTCTAAGCAGGAAAGCTTCGGCCGTTGCATGTATGGTCTTGTTTTCCGTTCTCGTGACAAAAGTTTGGACGGGAAGACAGAGCCAATTCTTCAATTTGGCTGATTCTTTTGTTCCCAGTATG GTGGAAAAGATGTTGCTTGATTGTGGTCTACATCCAAAAGATGTAAAAGAAATTATGAAAAAATTAGACTTCTCCCTTTTGGACGACATGATCAAAGATTCCAGACAAAACCAAGTAAAAGTGGGGTTGCTTGCAAAAGACAATGAAGAAAAAG GAGAGAAGAACTCTATGAGAAATTGGTACTATAATCTTGAACCATTAATCAGACGTTATCCCGCTTCAAGGAGGAATCTGGCTGATCACCCTACACCAACCATGGTCCCTACCCATGCACCACCAACGTTTTGTTCCCCTGCTTATGCTTCAGCTTCATTTCCATATGTTTCATCTGGCCCTTCTAAGTCTAGTCCAGCACCTCCCTCTATCCTAAGACCTGCACGTACGCTAACCCATGCTTCCAGTAAATTTGTTCCACCAGCTTTCGATGAAATGAGCCCAGATGAAACTGCAGATTTTCTAGCTAAGGAGCAAGAGGAAACCAACAAAACAATTGCTGTTGCAGTTGCTTTAAGCGTAGCAGGAACCTCTTTTGTTGCAGCAATTCTGTTTATTCTATATATTAATTGCCGTAGAAAAAAAGTTTACTCAAGTAATGACTTGAAGGATGACAAGCCACTCCTAAGTTTGAGTTTGAGTGACTTCTCTG ATTCTTCACAAAACTCTGGCATAGCAACTTCAAGTGAGAAGAATAAGTCGGGAGTTTTGTCTCTCAAATCCGAATCAATCCAAGTTGGTGATGCTTCACCCTTGAGTGTTGGCTCAGCTGAGGTTCCATCATCCAAATTACACTCTGGACATTTAAGTTCATCTATGGAGCTATCTGGTGCACCAACCAATGGACCAGCAGAAAAGCCCACTTCCAAACCtccacctccgcctccgcctcctcctccaccttcaCCTCTACCTCGATCACCACCTTCACCTCCATCTCCATCTTCACcttcacctccacctccacctccacctccacctccatctccatctccatcttcatcaccatctcctcctccacTTCCACCTCCACGATCTCCAcaacctccaccaccaccacctgtaATGGCTCCTCCAGTTCCAAATGCTGTTCCTTCGGCTCCTGTTCCACCCCCTCCCCCATCCATCAAAAGACCTGGTGGTCCCCCTCCACCTCCACCAAAAGCTGCTTCTGTTCCTCGTGCACCAAAAATAAACATGGGTCCATCAAAAGTGCCTCCGCCATCCCCTCTTGGGCCCCAACATTCTGTATCAGATGGTGCACCAAAAACAAAGCTCAAACCATTATTTTGGGATAAAGTTCTTGCAAACCCTGATCAATCTATGGTGTGGAATCAGATTAAGTCGGGTTCATTCCA GTTTGATGAGGAGATGATTGAAAGTCTTTTTGGTTACAATTCTGCTAATAAACCCAAAAATTGTGGGAAGGGCTTATCATCAAAGGTTCCTGTTGAATATGTTCGGATTCTTGATGCCAAGAAGTCCCAAAATTTGGCTATTTCATTAAAGGCACTGAATGTGAAAATAGAAGGAGTTCGTGATGCTCTTATGGAAG GAAAAAAGCTTCCAGTGGAGTTACTACAAACATTGATAAAGATGGCTCCTACAACTGATGAAGAGCTGAAGCTTCGATTGTATACTGGTGATCATTCTGAACTTGGCTTAGCAGAAAGGTTTTTGAAGGCATTATTGGATATTCCGTTTGCTTTTCAAAGACTAGAAGCACTTCTTTTCATGGCTTCCATGCCAGAAGAAGTTTCAACTGCCACGGAATCGTTTTCTACGCTAGAG GTGGCCTGTGAAGAACTAAAAAGTAGCCGTCTGTTCTTGAAGCTATTAGAAGCTGTCCTTAAAACTGGCAATCGCATGAATGATGGTACCTTCCGTGGGGGAGCACAAGCATTCAAGCTTGATACACTCCTGAAGTTGTCTGATGTTAAAGGAGCCGATGGGAAGACAACATTATTGCATTTTGTTGTTCAAGAGATAATTCGATCTGAAGGTGTGCGTGCTGTACGAATAGCCAGGGAACGAAGTGGGAGCGTCTCTAGCCTGAACTCTGATGATCTTAGCGATGATTCACTCCATGAATCTGAAGACTACTTCCGAAAACTTGGTCTTAAAATTGTTTCAGGTCTTGGAGATGAACTTCAAAATGTCAAGAAAGCAGCATCTTTGGATGCTGATGCCTTGGCAACTTTGGTGGCACAGCTTAACCACAGGTCGGTGAGGACAAAGGAATTCCTAAATACAAGCATGAAAAGTCATGAGGAGGAAAGTGGGTTTCATCACATACTCGAGAGTTTCATGGAGCAAGCTGAAACTGGAATCAGTTTCTTATTAGGTGAAGAAAAGAGACTAAGATTATTGGTAAAGAAAACCACAGACTTTTTCCATGGAAATGCTGGGAAGGATGAGGGCTTGCGATTGTTTGTAATTGTACGGGACTTTCTTGTGATGTTAGATAAGGCCTGCAAAGAGGTGAGAGAAGCACCAAGAAAAGTTAAACAAGCACCCAGAAATAGAGAAACATCATCACCACTACCCGTGCCAGATCCAAAGCAGCTACTTTTTCCGGCGATAAGGGATCGGCGGGTCGATAGTTCTAGTTCGGATGATGAGAGCTGA